The segment TTCACGGGCGTCTGGACGGCGGGCGAGACCGTCGGGTTCGCGCTCGGGGCGACGATCGTGGCGGGTGTGCTCGCGCTGACGGGATACGTGTCCCGCGTCGCCGGCGAGGCGAGCACCCAGCCGCCGGGCGCCGTGACGGGCATAGTCATCTGCTTCAGCATCGTTCCCGCCGTGCTGCTCGTGCTCAGCCTGCTCACCCTCTCGCGCTACCGTCTTCGCCGCGCCGACATCGACGGGCTCCCTGCTGGCGAGTGAGGCGCCGCGCGCGAGCACGCGCACGCAGACTCGGCACGGCCCACGCGCGTAGGCTGACACCACGCTCTTGAGGAGGACCGATGCCCACCGCCCTGGCCGAAGACCTGCGCGCACCTCTGGATGCCGCGATCGCCGAACTCGAGACGGGTTCGGGGTCGTGGGCCGCGATGAGTCCGGCCCAGCGCGTCACCCTGCTGCGCGGCGTGCGCCGGAGCGTCGCCGGAGTCTCCCGGAAGTGGGCGCGGGTCGCCGCCGACTCCAAGCAGCTCCCCGCCGGGCACCCGCTGCGCGGCGAGGAATGGCTCAGCGGCCCGTACGGCACCCTCGGCGCGCTGGATGCGTACATCGAGACGCTCGATCGCCTCGCCGAAGGACGCAACCCGCTCGACGGGGTGCGCATCGACAGCGCACCCGGCGATCGCACGCGCATCCATGCCTTCCCGCTCACCGCGTCGGATCGCATCCTGCTCTCCGGCTTCACGGGTGAGGTGTGGCTGCGCCCGGGGACGACGCCCGGGGATGCCCGTGCGCGCGCCGGCCTCGCGCAGCGCCGACCCGCCGAGGGCGGCGTCGGGCTCGTGCTCGGTGCAGGGAACGTCACCTCCATCCCGGTGCTCGATGTGCTCTACGAGCTGCTGGCCCACGACCGCGTCGCCATCCTCAAGCTCAACCCGACGCAGGATCCGCTGCTGCCCGTCTTCGAGAAGGCCCTCGCGCCGTTGATGGCCGCGGGTCTGCTGCGCATCGTGCGCGGCGGCGGCGATGTCGGCGCGTACCTCACCGGCCATCCGCGGATCGCGCACGTGCACATCACGGGCTCTGCTCCCACGTTCGACGCGATCGTCTGGGGCACCGGCGCGGCCGGCAAGCGACGCCGCCGCGAGAACCGCCCCCAGTTGAAGAAGCCGATCACCGCCGAGCTCGGCGGGGTCTCGCCGATCATCGTCGTGCCCGGCGAGTGGAGCGAGGCCGACCTGCGCTATCAGGCCGAGCATGTGGCGACCATGCGCCTGCAGAACTGCGGCCACAACTGCATCGCCGGCCAGGTCGTGATCCTCTCGGCAGACTGGCCGCAGCGTGCGCAGTTCCTCACCGAGCTGCGGCGGGCGTACGCCACGGCCCCAGAGCGCCCGCTGTGGTATCCGCACGCCGACGAGCGGATGCGGCAGGCCGCCGAGTCCTATCCGGACGCGCTCGTGCTGGCCGACCGGCTGCTCGTGGAGATCGGGCCCGACGACGATCCCTCTGCTCTGGAGAACACGGAGTACTTCGCCCCCGTGCTCGGCGTCGTCTCCCTTCCCGGCTCCGGCCAGGGCTTCCTCGATGCCGCCGTGAGCCACGCCAACGACCGCCTGCAAGGCACGCTCGGCGCGAACGTGCTCGTCGACCCCGCCACCGAGCACGCCCTCGGCGACGACTTCACCCGCGCGATCGCCGAGCTGCGCTACGGCTCCATCGCGATCAACACCTGGACCGCGTTCGGCTTCATCGCACCGACGATGACCTGGGGGGCCTTCCCGGGAGGCACGATCGCCGACGTCGGCAGCGGGATCGGCGTCGTGCACAACGCCCTGCTCCTCGGCGACGTCGAACGCTCGGTCGTGCGCGGACCGTTCCGCCCGTTGCCGCGTTCGCTGGGCGCCTGGCGAGACGGCGGACGGTTCACGATCCTGCCCAAGCCACCGTGGTTCGTCTCGTCACGTACGGGAACCGAGGTGAGCGAAGGCCTCACCCGCTTCCGCGCCCGCGGCGGCGTGCTCGCCCTGATGCGCACGCTGATCCAGGCGATGCGCGCCTGACCGGCCCGCGGGCCATCTCCGATCGGCCTACAGGTCGCCGCCGGCCACCGAGAACGTGTCGCAGCGTTCGAGTCCGAACTTGTACCCGGTGGCGAACCACCGCATTCGCTGCTCGCTGGAACCGTGGGTCCAGCTCTCCGGGTTGGTGAAACCCGACATCTGCTGGATGTGGTCGTCGCCGACCGCCGCGGCCGCGTTCACCGCATCCTCCAGCTCCTTCTCGGTCGGAGCCTTCATGTAGGGCTGGCCGTTGTCGTCTTTCTGCTCTGCCATGTCGGCGATGAACGCGCCCGCGTAGCAGTCGGCCTGCAGCTCGGTGCGCACGCCGTTGCTCTCCGGCCCGGTGCCGTTGTTCGGGTGCGCGGACATGATGCCGGTGATGTTCTGGATGTGGTGGCCGTACTCGTGGGAGAGGATGTACACCTGCGCGAGTGCGCCCGCCGAGGCCCCGAAGCGCTGACGCAGCAGGTCGAAGAAGGTCGGATCGATGTACACGCCCTCGTCGGGCGGGCAGTAGAACGGACCGACCTGATTCGACGCCGTGCCGCACGGGGTGGGGGTGGAACCGTCCACGACCGTGAGCGTCGGTGCACGGTAGCCCTGCACCTGCGCCGCCCAGAAGTCGTCGAGCACGAGCGAGGTCGAGGCGATGCGGCAGTCGTCGCGCTCGTTGGCGTCGGCGCCGGTCTCGCACTGCGCGATGACCGATCCGTTCGTCGACTGCGAGCCGCCCGCAGGGGCGGCCTGTCCGCCGCCGAAGAAACCGGAGAGGTCGACGCCGGTGAACATGTTGAGCAGCATCACGGCGATGGCGCCCACGCCGACGACGCTGCCGCCCGCGATCGCTGCATTGCGACCGCGGCGGCGGGCCTTGTTCTCGCTGACGTCGGCGTTCGGGTTGAAAGTCATGGGATGAGAGTACCGTCGCCGGGCCGGGCACGGGGAGACTCCCCCCGACGGGGAATAGTCTCGACCCATGACCACGACGATCACGATCACCGGTGCCGGCGGGCAGATCGGCTACGCATTGCTGTTCCGCATCGCGGCGGGCGACATGCTCGGCCCCGACGAGCACGTGCGGTTGCGGCTCCTCGAGATCCCCGCAGGGCTGGGGGCGGCCGAGGGCGCAGCCCTCGAACTGCAGGACGGCGCGTTCCCTCTGCTCGACGACGTGGAGGTCACCGACGATCCGGCCGTCGGCTTCGCCGGCGCCGACCACGCTCTGCTCGTGGGCTCACGACCGCGCGGGCCCGGCATGGAACGCGGCGACCTGCTCGCGGCGAACGGGGCGATCTTCGGTCCGCAGGGTGCGGCCATCGCGGCGAACGCCGCCTCGGGCGTACGCGTGACGGTGGTCGGCAACCCCGCGAACACGAACGCCCTCATCGCCGCGGCCGCCGCCGACGGAGTGCCCGCCGAGCAGTTCAGCGCTCTCACCCGCCTGGACGAGAACCGCGCCCGCGCGCAGCTCGCCGCAGCGCTCGAGGTGCCGGTGGCCTCGGTCCGCCGCGTGCCGATCTGGGGAAACCACTCCGCGACGCAGTTCCCCGACGTCGGTCACGCGCTCATCGACGGGCGCCCCGCCGCGGATGCTCTGGCCGCACGCGTGGGCGACGTCGACGCCTGGCTGGGCGAGACGTTCATCCCCCGCGTCGCGGGGCGCGGCGCCGAGATCATCTCCGTGCGCGGGTCGTCGTCGGTGGCCTCTGCTGCCAGCGCGACGATCGACCACGTGCGCTCCTGGGCGCTCGGCACCGACGACTGGACGAGCGCCGGTGTCGTCTCGCACGGCGAGTACGGCGTACCCGAGGGGCTCATCTGCTCCTTCCCCGTGGAGTCCGTCGCCGGCCGCTGGCGCATCGTGGAGGGTCTGCAGCCGGATGCGGGGGCACGCACGCGCATCGATGCCTCCGTCGCCGAGCTCGTGGATGAGCGCGACGCCGTGCGCCGGCTCGGGCTGATCTGAACGGCTGCCTCTTTGAACGCCGTCTCGGCATCCGCCCCGGCCCTCCTCCCCGGGGCGCGGTCATCGCGCCTGCAGCAGCGCTGACGCACTGTCCACAACGCACGAGGCGGATGCCCCGATGTCGGCGGTTCAGGGCAGAATGGATGGCGGAGGTTCGGCGATGAGCGAGAAGACGCACACCGGGGCATCGGCGATGCACGACGAGGCTGCGACGAGTCCGCTGCATCTGCCGCATCCCGCCGCAGAGTGCCCGAAGTGCTTCACGCAGCTTCAGGACAACCGCAACTGGTGGTCGGCCCGGCCCGAGGGCTCACGTCTCGTCGGCCTCGTCGTCGCACGCGACGGCATGCCGTCAGTCGTCGAGCAGCGCGAAGACCTCACCCGCTTCGGCGTTCCCATCGAGGGGTTCCGCCATCCGGCCCCTGACATCCTGGAGAGCTGGAACGACCGGATCGCCCGGCTCATCGACACCCTCACCGCCGGTGATGTGCTCGTCGTGGCGAACGTGCACGCGCTCGGCCGCGACACCGACGAAGAGGCCCGCACCGTGGCGGCGCTGCGCCGGCACGGTGTGATCGTGAAGGTGCTCGCGCACCACGCGCATCACCTCGCCGACATCGCCCGCTGACGCCGACGACCGGGCCCGCGCTCAGGCGAAGGTAGCCGCGTCGATGA is part of the Microbacterium pseudoresistens genome and harbors:
- a CDS encoding aldehyde dehydrogenase family protein, which produces MPTALAEDLRAPLDAAIAELETGSGSWAAMSPAQRVTLLRGVRRSVAGVSRKWARVAADSKQLPAGHPLRGEEWLSGPYGTLGALDAYIETLDRLAEGRNPLDGVRIDSAPGDRTRIHAFPLTASDRILLSGFTGEVWLRPGTTPGDARARAGLAQRRPAEGGVGLVLGAGNVTSIPVLDVLYELLAHDRVAILKLNPTQDPLLPVFEKALAPLMAAGLLRIVRGGGDVGAYLTGHPRIAHVHITGSAPTFDAIVWGTGAAGKRRRRENRPQLKKPITAELGGVSPIIVVPGEWSEADLRYQAEHVATMRLQNCGHNCIAGQVVILSADWPQRAQFLTELRRAYATAPERPLWYPHADERMRQAAESYPDALVLADRLLVEIGPDDDPSALENTEYFAPVLGVVSLPGSGQGFLDAAVSHANDRLQGTLGANVLVDPATEHALGDDFTRAIAELRYGSIAINTWTAFGFIAPTMTWGAFPGGTIADVGSGIGVVHNALLLGDVERSVVRGPFRPLPRSLGAWRDGGRFTILPKPPWFVSSRTGTEVSEGLTRFRARGGVLALMRTLIQAMRA
- a CDS encoding malate dehydrogenase — protein: MTTTITITGAGGQIGYALLFRIAAGDMLGPDEHVRLRLLEIPAGLGAAEGAALELQDGAFPLLDDVEVTDDPAVGFAGADHALLVGSRPRGPGMERGDLLAANGAIFGPQGAAIAANAASGVRVTVVGNPANTNALIAAAAADGVPAEQFSALTRLDENRARAQLAAALEVPVASVRRVPIWGNHSATQFPDVGHALIDGRPAADALAARVGDVDAWLGETFIPRVAGRGAEIISVRGSSSVASAASATIDHVRSWALGTDDWTSAGVVSHGEYGVPEGLICSFPVESVAGRWRIVEGLQPDAGARTRIDASVAELVDERDAVRRLGLI
- a CDS encoding recombinase family protein; the protein is MSEKTHTGASAMHDEAATSPLHLPHPAAECPKCFTQLQDNRNWWSARPEGSRLVGLVVARDGMPSVVEQREDLTRFGVPIEGFRHPAPDILESWNDRIARLIDTLTAGDVLVVANVHALGRDTDEEARTVAALRRHGVIVKVLAHHAHHLADIAR
- the ypfJ gene encoding KPN_02809 family neutral zinc metallopeptidase: MTFNPNADVSENKARRRGRNAAIAGGSVVGVGAIAVMLLNMFTGVDLSGFFGGGQAAPAGGSQSTNGSVIAQCETGADANERDDCRIASTSLVLDDFWAAQVQGYRAPTLTVVDGSTPTPCGTASNQVGPFYCPPDEGVYIDPTFFDLLRQRFGASAGALAQVYILSHEYGHHIQNITGIMSAHPNNGTGPESNGVRTELQADCYAGAFIADMAEQKDDNGQPYMKAPTEKELEDAVNAAAAVGDDHIQQMSGFTNPESWTHGSSEQRMRWFATGYKFGLERCDTFSVAGGDL